In one Arachis duranensis cultivar V14167 chromosome 9, aradu.V14167.gnm2.J7QH, whole genome shotgun sequence genomic region, the following are encoded:
- the LOC107466673 gene encoding transcription factor DIVARICATA-like isoform X1 has protein sequence MSEEELGTFSMMDPLDMIDPWDMIDWDADRRNMVEQCAIDVGGNQPPQPKPQPDVREITVAQFFSDTCGNPQFDMVLAECLPEPQPQPQPQPQSHPHPQQFQQFLADCGYQLPESQLQLQPMQPQVWTWEENKAFESVITNCFEYAKRNSWELIAARLPGKTPAQLQERFKKLMKDINVIHNGYTSNTPLNTASENMTMIMAAPITTLEHNPVSVPIINATTTTPPPPPYNTDHQHHRAEVVAAAAPMEAATREQSQSANTNNTKKYSRWTEDEHRLFVRGYQAEGTNWSRISEYYVKTRTYHQISSHAQKYFRHKERLAKGEKLRKSIYDVI, from the exons ATGAGTGAAGAGGAACTAGGTACTTTCTCAATGATGGATCCTTTGGATATGATAGATCCTTGGGATATGATAGACTGGGATGCGGATAGAAGGAATATGGTAGAGCAGTGTGCCATTGACGTGGGTGGCAATCAACCACCTCAGCCCAAGCCGCAGCCGGATGTAAGGGAGATTACAGTAGCTCAGTTTTTCAGTGACACGTGTGGTAATCCTCAGTTCGATATGGTTCTTGCTGAGTGTTTGCCAGAACCTCAGCCTCAGCCTCAGCCTCAGCCTCAGTCCCACCCTCATCCTCAGCAGTTTCAGCAGTTTCTTGCTGATTGTGGTTATCAACTACCTGAGTCTCAGCTTCAGCTCCAACCTATGCAACCTCAGGTCTGGACTTGGGAGGAGAACAAAGCCTTTGAGTCAGTTATTACCAATTGTTTTGAGTATGCTAAACGCAATTCCTGGGAGCTCATTGCTGCTCGTCTCCCTGGAAAGACCCCGGCTCAACTGCAAGAACGCTTCAAGAAGCTGATGAAGGACATCAATGTCATCCATAACGGTTATACTTCAAACACTCCTCTGAATACTGCATCTGAGAACATGACTATGATAATGGCTGCTCCTATCACCACATTGGAACACAACCCTGTCTCCGTCCCCATCATCaatgcaacaacaacaaccccACCACCACCGCCTTATAACACTGATCATCAACATCACAG GGCGGAGGTAGTCGCGGCCGCAGCACCAATGGAGGCAGCAACAAGGGAACAAAGCCAATCTGCTAACACCAACAATACAAAGAAATATTCTCGGTGGACTGAAGATGAGCATag ATTATTTGTTAGAGGCTACCAAGCAGAAGGTACAAATTGGTCAAGAATTTCAGAATATTATGTCAAAACAAGAACTTATCATCAAATTAGCAGTCATGCTCAGAAATACTTTAGACATAAAGAAAGATTAGCTAAAGGAGAAAAGTTAAGAAAAAGCATTTATGATGTAATTTGA
- the LOC107466673 gene encoding uncharacterized protein LOC107466673 isoform X2: MSEEELGTFSMMDPLDMIDPWDMIDWDADRRNMVEQCAIDVGGNQPPQPKPQPDVREITVAQFFSDTCGNPQFDMVLAECLPEPQPQPQPQPQSHPHPQQFQQFLADCGYQLPESQLQLQPMQPQVWTWEENKAFESVITNCFEYAKRNSWELIAARLPGKTPAQLQERFKKLMKDINVIHNGYTSNTPLNTASENMTMIMAAPITTLEHNPVSVPIINATTTTPPPPPYNTDHQHHRAEVVAAAAPMEAATREQSQSANTNNTKKYSRWTEDEHRNCTLIQRV; the protein is encoded by the exons ATGAGTGAAGAGGAACTAGGTACTTTCTCAATGATGGATCCTTTGGATATGATAGATCCTTGGGATATGATAGACTGGGATGCGGATAGAAGGAATATGGTAGAGCAGTGTGCCATTGACGTGGGTGGCAATCAACCACCTCAGCCCAAGCCGCAGCCGGATGTAAGGGAGATTACAGTAGCTCAGTTTTTCAGTGACACGTGTGGTAATCCTCAGTTCGATATGGTTCTTGCTGAGTGTTTGCCAGAACCTCAGCCTCAGCCTCAGCCTCAGCCTCAGTCCCACCCTCATCCTCAGCAGTTTCAGCAGTTTCTTGCTGATTGTGGTTATCAACTACCTGAGTCTCAGCTTCAGCTCCAACCTATGCAACCTCAGGTCTGGACTTGGGAGGAGAACAAAGCCTTTGAGTCAGTTATTACCAATTGTTTTGAGTATGCTAAACGCAATTCCTGGGAGCTCATTGCTGCTCGTCTCCCTGGAAAGACCCCGGCTCAACTGCAAGAACGCTTCAAGAAGCTGATGAAGGACATCAATGTCATCCATAACGGTTATACTTCAAACACTCCTCTGAATACTGCATCTGAGAACATGACTATGATAATGGCTGCTCCTATCACCACATTGGAACACAACCCTGTCTCCGTCCCCATCATCaatgcaacaacaacaaccccACCACCACCGCCTTATAACACTGATCATCAACATCACAG GGCGGAGGTAGTCGCGGCCGCAGCACCAATGGAGGCAGCAACAAGGGAACAAAGCCAATCTGCTAACACCAACAATACAAAGAAATATTCTCGGTGGACTGAAGATGAGCATag GAATTGTACCCTAATCCAAAGGGTTTAA